The following nucleotide sequence is from Fusarium graminearum PH-1 chromosome 1, whole genome shotgun sequence.
TCGTTGACAACATGGCTCACCTCtctgttgttggtggtgctcACCGCGGAGACGACTCTGACGCTGCATCCGTCCGTTCTACCAGCTCTCGGGCCTCACGGAGGCCTGAGATGAAGCTGGCGAGCTACCAGGATGAGTACACCACCAGCGTCTACGGATCTCGCTTTGCGGGCATGGATCTTCCCAGGCATCATATGCCAGAGAACGAAATGCCCCGCGACATTGCCTATCGCATGATCAAGGACGATCTGAGTCTTGACAACAACCCCATGCTCAAGTACGTTTGTTTCTAATCATGATGATGTGTTTATGAGATCACCTACTAATTGCTGACTTTACTTccagcttggcttctttcgTTACAACTTACATGGTACGtacaacaaaacatcaactaATTCCTTGACTTTTCTGGTTCCGGCCAAGTCTGTCCTATGCcaagccatcaccatcgatctGCTCCTCCACCCGCTCCATAGCGGAGACGGAACCAtttcttggcgatggtgatgggaCGCTATAGAACCAACCCATTGCACTAAACCACCTACCCCACTATAACTCTTCTGAATAGCTTCACTAACACTCTCcaggaagatgaagccgaGAAGCTCATGGCAGAGTCATTCTCCAAGAACTTTATCGATTATGAAGAGTACCCTCAATCCGCCGACATCCAGAACCGATGCGTTAACATGATCGGCGATCTTTTCCACGCTCCTCCCGGTTCGTCAGTCGGTACATCAACCGTCGGTTCCTCAGAAGCCATCATGCTCGGTGTTCTGGCCATGAAGAGGCGCTGGAAGAACCGCAGAATCGCCGAGGGTAAGAGTACAGAACATCCCAATATCGTCATGTCCTCGGCCGTTCAGGTCTGTTGGGAAAAGGCCACTCGCTActttgagattgacgagaagCTCGTCTACTGTACGCCTGATCGTTTTGTCATGGATCCAGAACAGGCCGTTGACCTGTGTGACGAGAACACCATTGGTATGTGTGCTATTCTTGGAACGACTTATACTGGTGAGTacgaggatatcaaggccatcaacgaTCTCCTCGTTGAGCGCAACCTTGATGTCCCAATTCACGTCGATGCTGCCAGTGGAGGCTTTGTGGCTCCTTTTGTAGTTCCTGACCTAGAGTGGGATTTCAGATGTGAAAAGGTCGTCTCTATCAACGTCTCGGGTCACAAGTACGGTCTTGTCTAtcctggtgttggttgggtCATCTGGCGATCTCCCGAGTTCCTCCCCCAAGAActcgtcttcaacatcaactaccTCGGTGCCGATCAATCATCTTTCAccctcaacttctccaaggGTGCATCACAAGTCATTGGCCAATACTACCAGCTCATCCGCCTCGGCAAGCACGGTTACCGCGCTATCATGAGCAACCTCACCCGTACCGCCGACTACCTGACAGAAACCCTAGAGAACATGGGCTTCGTCATCATGTCAGAACGTTCGGGCGCTGGTCTTCCCCTGGTTGCTTTCCGTTTCAAGACCGTTGACGAAGGTGGTGATCCTGAACGTCACTACGATGAGTTCGCTCTCGCTCACCACCTGCGTTCTCGAGGTTGGGTTGTCCCTGCTTACACCATGGCTCCCAACTCTGGCGTGAAGATGCTGAGAGTTGTTGTCCGAGAGGACTTTACAAAGAGTCGATGCGACCAGCTCATCTGCGATGTCAAGCTGTGCCACGGTCTTCTTAAGGAGACAGACCAGGAGTCAATTAAGAAGCGTGAAGAGtacatcaagaaccacaTTGTTACTATGGGACGTGGAAAGCATTCCCACCCCGTATACAAGGTAAGTTATCAACCAAGACAGCACCGAAGTTCTGTAAATAACAATTCTTAGGATGAGCAACATTCTCTCCAGGGCAAGCATGGCAAGACACATGCTATTTGCTAGTTATATAGAAAGGATGGGTTATTTGTGAAGGCTTGGCGTTGAGCGATGTGATGAGGCGTACTGAATATGAATGAAGCATGTATTGTTTTTGAATGAGACTATATCAGAGAAGCTTTCATCTTGTCGCTAGTGATTTAACGGATAGAAACGTAAAACTGGCATTTTGACTCAACTTGGCTGGAAAGATTGAGCTCGGATTTTAGTTTCACATTTCCTCGTAAAGCATGTAGCACCTCCAACAGGACACAAAGAATACGACGTAAAACATAAATCAGTATATGGTATCTAGCTTTTTATGTAGCTCCGCTCTCTACTCATCAAAAATCTACTTTTAACCCTTTAATCATAAACACCAGAGTATGTATACACTCTCTTATTGAGTAGCAGCGATAGCAGTCTCCACAATATCCAGTCCCTGGTTAATCTCCTCATCCGTCACAGTCAAGCTGGGCACAAATCGCAATGTGTTGGTACCGGCAGTaatgatgagaagaccaCGCTCACGAGCAGCCTTGATAATTGGTGAAGGGTCCTGAGACAATTGCAGACCAAGAATCAAACCTCGACCACGGACctccttgacaaggtcaggGTATTGGCTCTGTAGCTTGGCAAAGCGCTTCTTGAAAATCTCggacttggccttgacatcgGCTTGAAGCTGCTTGTCGGCGAGACGGCCAACGATGTAGTGCGCCAGTCGGCAGGCAAGAGGGTTTCCACCAAAGGTAGTGCCGTGGTCGCCAACCTTCATCTTATCAGCGACATCCTGTGTCACCAGAACAGCGCCAATGGGGAATCCATTGCCGAGAGCCTTGGCTGTTGTCAGGATATCAGGGTGAGCCTCCTTGGGCAAGTTGCCGTGAGCCCAGAATGTGCCTGTACGGCCAAGACCACACTGAATCTCGTCGTAAATCAAAACAGCGCCAACCTCGCGACATCGCTTAGCGAGCGCAACGAGGAACTCCTCCTTCGCAGGTGTAACACCGCCCTCGCCCTGGATAGGCTCCACGATAACACCGCATGTCTTCTCAGTGACTAGCGCATCGATACCCGCAATGTCGTTGTAGTCGCCAGTCTTGAAGCCGGGGACCATGGGCGAGAAGGGCTTCTGGTACTTGGGGTTCGGGGTCGCGGACAGACTGCCCATGGTTCGGCCGTGGAAGCCGTTGTTGAAGGAGACGATCTCGACCTTTTCGCCTGAAGGGTCGACAATCTTGCCGGCCTTGCGAGCGAATTTGATGGCGGCTTCGTTGGCCTCGGATCCGGAGTTGCAGACAAACACTGAGGCGGCGTTGTGCATAGCGCCAGACTCGAGAGTCTTTTCGACGAGGAGCTTCGATAGAGCGCCGGTCCATGGATTGTAGTAAAGGTTGGAAGCGTGAACAAGGGTTTGAGCCTGTCAACAACCAATTGAATTAGTAAAGCCCACAGTTATACCTCAATTGCAAGAAAACGACTTACTTGCTCAGTCATGATGCGAGTAAACTCGGGATCGCAGTGACCGAGACCATTGACAGCGATGCCAGCAGTGAAATCAAGAAACTTGCGATCCTCAGCATCCCAAAGCCACGAACCCTTTCCCTTGATAAACACAGGTGGAGGGCGAGCATATGTGGCAACCATATAAGGCGCATGCTCGTTCACCATAGCAGCGCTTTTGGAGTCGGACGCGACGTCGGCATTTGGCAGCGAAGCAAGGCCTCGTCGAACAATACGAGGACGAGCGATGGCGCAGGAGCTGGCCAATCGGGCTCGGAGGGGTAGTCGCATAGCCATTGCGATTATGAATTTTCCGATTTTATAAATTAcagacagaagaagaagaaaagtacaagggaagagagagattTGCAGAATTGGAATGGTTGTATCGATCTGGAGGGGTTTAGTAGTTAGACGAGAGAATATTTGTGGTTTTATCTTATCAATCGCCTCCGCTATCGCAGGTCGATTTTGCGACGCTACTTAACTGTATTCGGGCAAGTTACTCACAATTAGGAGCCACTCGAGCTACCATGACAAGGAAGGGTCTTGATTATGGAGACATTTTTGACTCAAGCTATGGAATCATTCATGATGTCGCGTTTTCTTATCCCTGTAAGTTGAATTTTAAGTCTCTCAAGGCGCGCCCTGGCCTAGACAGCTACTGTCTACGCATTGCGATCTTGGTACTGATCAGTTCTACTGACTCACAACGTACTCATCATGAACGACCATCTATAGAATCCATGTCATATCTAGAGATCCAAACTTAAAGTAAACATAGAGTTGTGCAACTGTCAAGACACCCTTGATGCTCCCATTAAGAACGCAGCACAACGAAATTGTATTAATTACCCCGACGCTGACTCCATAATACTGCGCATTCGCAACTTTCAAACTCTAAACACCCGATTGCATGATACGAGACCAATAGCCTAATAACCCCAACCTATGTATACAAACCAGCCAAAATGAACTGCTAGCATGAGCGCCATCATAGTCCCTCGCACAGAACCAACCCCAGAAAGGCCCAGTATTCCAGTTTGAACAAACAGAAAGCGATGTACACTTCTTAGGCCGTTTTAGACGGCGCTGTATCCACCTCGGCTGCCCGTTCCCTGCACAGTGTTTAGGATCCGGCGGATAAAGTCCTTGAGTAGGTAAGGAATGTCGCGGATGGTGTCGCTGTGGGGGAGAAGATCCCAGCCTCG
It contains:
- a CDS encoding glutamate decarboxylase 1 — protein: MSLAQHSESASPVPIIETDDQGNPIKSSNGYFPSKGKSSTLVDNMAHLSVVGGAHRGDDSDAASVRSTSSRASRRPEMKLASYQDEYTTSVYGSRFAGMDLPRHHMPENEMPRDIAYRMIKDDLSLDNNPMLNLASFVTTYMEDEAEKLMAESFSKNFIDYEEYPQSADIQNRCVNMIGDLFHAPPGSSVGTSTVGSSEAIMLGVLAMKRRWKNRRIAEGKSTEHPNIVMSSAVQVCWEKATRYFEIDEKLVYCTPDRFVMDPEQAVDLCDENTIGMCAILGTTYTGEYEDIKAINDLLVERNLDVPIHVDAASGGFVAPFVVPDLEWDFRCEKVVSINVSGHKYGLVYPGVGWVIWRSPEFLPQELVFNINYLGADQSSFTLNFSKGASQVIGQYYQLIRLGKHGYRAIMSNLTRTADYLTETLENMGFVIMSERSGAGLPLVAFRFKTVDEGGDPERHYDEFALAHHLRSRGWVVPAYTMAPNSGVKMLRVVVREDFTKSRCDQLICDVKLCHGLLKETDQESIKKREEYIKNHIVTMGRGKHSHPVYKDEQHSLQGKHGKTHAIC
- a CDS encoding acetylornithine aminotransferase — its product is MAMRLPLRARLASSCAIARPRIVRRGLASLPNADVASDSKSAAMVNEHAPYMVATYARPPPVFIKGKGSWLWDAEDRKFLDFTAGIAVNGLGHCDPEFTRIMTEQAQTLVHASNLYYNPWTGALSKLLVEKTLESGAMHNAASVFVCNSGSEANEAAIKFARKAGKIVDPSGEKVEIVSFNNGFHGRTMGSLSATPNPKYQKPFSPMVPGFKTGDYNDIAGIDALVTEKTCGVIVEPIQGEGGVTPAKEEFLVALAKRCREVGAVLIYDEIQCGLGRTGTFWAHGNLPKEAHPDILTTAKALGNGFPIGAVLVTQDVADKMKVGDHGTTFGGNPLACRLAHYIVGRLADKQLQADVKAKSEIFKKRFAKLQSQYPDLVKEVRGRGLILGLQLSQDPSPIIKAARERGLLIITAGTNTLRFVPSLTVTDEEINQGLDIVETAIAATQ